The Candidatus Rubidus massiliensis DNA segment AATGATCTTGAGTATTTTATGGAATGGGCTACAGATGATGAAGTTACCAAATATATGATGTGGAATTGTTATACAGAATATAGTCAAGCAGAAGATTTTTTTCATAAAGTTATTTCAAATCATGGTTGGTATAAAGCCATTTGTTCAGGAGATAAAGTTATAGGTTCTGTCACTTTAGAAAAAGGTAAAGGAATCCATATCTGTAAGGCAGAACTTGGTTATGTTCTTTCTAGAAAATATTGGGGATGTGGTTTTGGAACTCTTGCAGTTAAATTAGCAATTGATCAAGGTTTTAAAGATCTTGATGTAGATCGCATTGAAGCATTCGTTGATCCTATTAACGTAGGTTCTCAAAAAGTCTTGGAAAAAAATAATTTTACCCAAGAAGGGCTTTTAAAAAATTATGTTCTACAAAAAGGTACTCTCAAGGATCGATACATTTATGCCATTTATAAATCTTAAATTATAGATACCATGAAAAAAATATTTCCTAATAAATTGTTTCCAGGTGATGAAATACGAATCCTATCTCCTGCAAGAAGTCTTGGTATAATAGATTCATCGTTAAGGAAAATTGCAAAAGACAAATTAGAGAAAATTGGTTTAAAAGTCACATTTTCTAAATATTGTGAAGAACGTGATATGTTTGATTCATCTTCAGTACAATCTCGATTATTCGATCTACATGAGGCGTTTTTAGATAAGAATGTAAAAGCTATTTTAACAACTATTGGTGGATACAATTCAATTCAGCTTCTAGAAGGAATTAAATACGAGCTAATAAAAGACAATCCAAAAATATTATGTGGTTATTCCGATATTACGACACTTCAAAATGCAATCTTTGCTAAAACAGGTATTGTTACTTATTCTGGCCCTCATTTTTCTACATTTGGCTGTTTAGAAGGCCTAGATTACGTAATGGAATATTTTAAGAAGTGTCTATTTGATAATTCTGAAATAGATATCAAGCCATCTTTAGTTTGGAGTGATGATGAATGGTATTTAGATCAAAATAATCGTAAATTTATGAAAAATGAAGGTCATATTTTCATTCAAAAAGGATTTGCAAGAGGAACTATTATAGGAGGCAATATTGGTTCTTTTGCCTTATTGCAAGGAACTGAATACCAGCCATCTTTTAAAGATACAATTTTATTTTTAGAAGATAATTACCCTATGACTATAGGAGAGTTGGATAGGCAATTATGCTCATTGATCCTTCAAAAAGGCTTTAAGCAAGTGAAAGGAATAGTTTTTGGACGGTTTCAA contains these protein-coding regions:
- the mccF gene encoding Microcin C7 self-immunity protein MccF, whose translation is MKKIFPNKLFPGDEIRILSPARSLGIIDSSLRKIAKDKLEKIGLKVTFSKYCEERDMFDSSSVQSRLFDLHEAFLDKNVKAILTTIGGYNSIQLLEGIKYELIKDNPKILCGYSDITTLQNAIFAKTGIVTYSGPHFSTFGCLEGLDYVMEYFKKCLFDNSEIDIKPSLVWSDDEWYLDQNNRKFMKNEGHIFIQKGFARGTIIGGNIGSFALLQGTEYQPSFKDTILFLEDNYPMTIGELDRQLCSLILQKGFKQVKGIVFGRFQVESKILFDQIKAVIASKATLSTLPIIANVDFGHTLPLCTFPIGGTASIDSSMNHINLKILNE
- the speG gene encoding Spermidine N(1)-acetyltransferase; the protein is MHWNPPVEFVSRYSSHWVKNMENIVLRSFSINDLEYFMEWATDDEVTKYMMWNCYTEYSQAEDFFHKVISNHGWYKAICSGDKVIGSVTLEKGKGIHICKAELGYVLSRKYWGCGFGTLAVKLAIDQGFKDLDVDRIEAFVDPINVGSQKVLEKNNFTQEGLLKNYVLQKGTLKDRYIYAIYKS